From the Bdellovibrio reynosensis genome, one window contains:
- a CDS encoding metallophosphoesterase, which produces MAIFRTVAASFILGIFIYVSHQLTGYTDFSWAKRSLLISFLALLFTLVIGTFLFFWKEKDLDHKPWRDTLLNFSLTVMGYINFLVTLVLLRDIFALADNLFGLLNTQELYSSTATGYLLGLPVLMLALGNTVVKVGPKLKKVPLYFKNLPAEFDNLRIVHITDLHVSPSLPKKFVKKLVNKTLELKPDVIVFTGDILDSFAEKHQEELKTLGGLKAPHGVYYVPGNHEYYWGAEKGLTAFRDIGFNVLINEVTAIRKDGKTLQIAGIPDPAATHFGQMGPDFIKVQSQLKPDDFKILLSHQPSLASKSAMIGVDLQLSGHTHGGQFFPWNWLIVFFERYAKGLYRINGMQLYVNQGTGYWGPRLRLGTYCELTEIVLRKESKTE; this is translated from the coding sequence ATGGCAATATTTCGCACCGTCGCGGCCTCTTTTATTCTAGGAATCTTCATTTATGTTTCTCATCAGCTGACTGGTTACACCGATTTCAGCTGGGCGAAACGCAGTCTTTTAATTTCATTCCTAGCCCTTCTTTTCACTCTGGTAATTGGTACTTTTTTATTTTTCTGGAAAGAAAAGGATCTTGATCACAAGCCATGGCGCGACACGCTTTTAAATTTCTCACTAACGGTGATGGGTTATATAAACTTTCTGGTGACCTTGGTCTTGCTTAGGGACATCTTTGCCTTGGCTGACAATCTCTTCGGATTGTTAAACACGCAAGAGCTTTATAGCTCTACGGCGACAGGATACTTACTAGGTTTACCGGTGCTAATGCTTGCTTTGGGTAACACTGTCGTTAAAGTCGGCCCGAAACTAAAAAAAGTGCCGCTTTATTTTAAAAATCTTCCTGCAGAGTTTGATAACTTGCGCATCGTGCACATCACTGATTTGCACGTAAGCCCGAGCTTGCCTAAAAAGTTCGTAAAGAAATTAGTAAATAAAACGCTAGAGCTAAAACCCGATGTGATCGTGTTTACCGGAGACATTCTAGATAGCTTTGCAGAAAAGCATCAGGAAGAATTAAAAACCCTGGGCGGCTTGAAGGCCCCCCACGGAGTTTATTACGTGCCGGGAAATCACGAATACTATTGGGGCGCGGAAAAAGGTTTAACAGCCTTCCGCGATATTGGCTTTAATGTCTTGATCAACGAAGTCACTGCAATTCGCAAAGACGGCAAAACCCTGCAAATTGCCGGGATTCCGGATCCCGCCGCGACTCACTTTGGCCAAATGGGACCGGATTTTATAAAAGTCCAATCGCAACTAAAACCAGATGATTTTAAAATACTGCTTTCCCACCAGCCTTCACTTGCTTCGAAGTCGGCGATGATTGGAGTTGATTTACAGCTTTCAGGCCACACCCATGGAGGCCAATTCTTCCCATGGAACTGGCTGATTGTGTTCTTTGAACGCTACGCCAAAGGACTTTATCGCATTAATGGGATGCAGCTCTATGTCAATCAGGGAACTGGTTATTGGGGCCCCCGATTACGCCTGGGCACATATTGTGAATTGACCGAAATTGTTCTTCGCAAGGAATCAAAAACAGAGTAA
- a CDS encoding regulatory protein RecX: MSRTKDPLKTRQAAKRKVMDLVAMRDHSEKELRKKLREKFSDEDSLDEIIDEAIDYAKDNKWIGDPTDLAYRMADMLHRRRKGIHYINNYLREKGLPAVESDRDLELEKALAIVKNKYEEDFEYSREEKARVARMLASRGFDSETVRKVIYEKL, encoded by the coding sequence ATGTCGCGCACTAAAGATCCTCTAAAAACCCGTCAAGCAGCCAAAAGAAAAGTCATGGACTTGGTCGCTATGCGGGACCACTCAGAAAAGGAATTGCGCAAAAAACTGCGCGAGAAATTTTCTGACGAGGATTCCTTAGACGAAATCATCGATGAAGCCATCGACTATGCCAAAGACAACAAATGGATAGGAGATCCCACCGATCTTGCCTATCGCATGGCTGATATGCTTCATCGCCGACGCAAGGGCATTCACTACATCAACAACTACTTACGCGAAAAAGGTTTGCCAGCTGTTGAAAGTGACCGTGACTTGGAGCTTGAAAAGGCTTTAGCGATTGTCAAAAATAAGTATGAAGAAGATTTTGAATACTCCCGGGAAGAAAAAGCACGCGTAGCCCGCATGCTCGCATCCCGCGGATTTGATTCCGAGACCGTGAGGAAGGTTATTTATGAAAAGCTCTGA